In Epinephelus moara isolate mb chromosome 20, YSFRI_EMoa_1.0, whole genome shotgun sequence, the genomic stretch cagggcgagagagacaggatccggaattcgatagatgcgcctttccgtcaaaataaaagcaccaagctaataaatgcgcctttccgtcaaaataaaagcaccaagctaataaaaatgcggtgaaactttttaatttaaaaaatataatttacaagaaaagccccaagccattaagttaacctttttcttttattgtaaatcgatggtgcgccagaatttaaagttttactttggtgaacacttttactttggtgaatttggtgaattccggatccgctctctagaccggaaccagaatccagacaaaattcagagtgaatggaaaccaggctcttcgtACGTGAAGAGTCTGGTGATGCGAGGCTACTTTCAGCTGTCATTCTAGGCAGAATCACCGCCCCTCTtccaccccgttcacctccagccgTCGTATCCAAGGTCAAAGACAAACCTGaagactcattcctctactcatccggATCATCAGCACCCATCCATCTTATCCTGATCTCTTCTTCActtcctctaccaccaccagcgtctagaccccgGGGGGGTTCCCTAATTGGCTACGGATCCATCACCCTCCTTATAGCTCACCATCTCGaaggggtctaatcgccaaagacttttcacatttttcacatttctcatgtGCACTTGTAATTAAAAATTTTCTTTCCAAAACTAAAaacgtgtctctcctgattgaaatatctTTGGCTTGTGGACAAAACACGAGAACgcttaaaggctctctaagtcttcctaagcttgaaaagtttttgtcacatacagcaaacatctcctcacaatCCACTAGCTACATGTCCTTTGAATAtactgtgaaaaagtccggtcacagcctttaacatttttcaacaattTTTTTGACATCTTATAAACCAGACAACTAATAGATTAATCAGGAAAATCATGGTCAGAataattgaaaattaaaataattgttactTGCAGCCCTAGTCTATAGTAGACAATAGGCCAGTCAGCAATGTGTGAACTGTTTGCTACAGAGACTGAAAACCTATTTGTACATATGAGCCTTTTACTGATAGCTATTGTTGTTCTGAGTTGCAGCATCTGTCTTTGTAGGGTTTAATGTCGAAAAATGCTCcataaggtaaaaaaaaaaaaacactttaaaatccTACAGATTCCTTTATAGCATTAAAAACTCATTATCACTGGAGCAACAATCAAAGATAGATAAAAATGTCGTAAGCTAATATTTGATTAAGCACTTAATTGCTCCCAATAAAGCAGATTTGCTTTACCAGAAATGGGTGGCTATGGTTTGCTTTGACTGACATTTCCCTAGCAACATAAGTAAACATCATTAAATACTGCTACAAACTGACTGGAAGtatgtgacatttatttttacaaggagccaagacaaaaacacaaatacaagaaTTTCTAATGTGAAATAACCAAAACTATTCTAACTTTGTCAGACCCACGGTAAGAAGCTGACTGAGAACACGTTGTCATCTTTTGCCATTAAATATTATTACTATAATAATTAACTAATATGGCACATAGCTTGTAACAATGAGCACGCCTTTTCTGAGAAGTATCGCCCGGAATAGCAGACTTTGTCCTTTAAAGTGCTGCCCCAGTCACACGTCACACATCCCTGAGGTGAGGCATCTGCAAACACATATAAAAACTCATGATATGAGAACTTGCGTAAAAGTGAATGTCCAATATTGACCCGCTGGACGAATATTGACCACAGGTGGATAGGACATAATCAGTGAGATCAGAGCTATAATTAGTGGCTCCTTTGTCTGTATCTGTGCAGGTCTGACAACTGGTGTGACACTGTTTGCAGATGTCATTGAGTTGATAGAAGCAGCGTGGAAGAAGAAACATACTCAGAGAAAGTTTTGGATCAGGGGATAAAGGGTGAGGATAAAATCAACAGACCATTAACAGAGGTTGTGTTTCATCACAaagtaaatactgtatgtttagGACAAAGATGGAGCCTTCAGCTTTGTAGGATAATGGGTGACGCAGAGTTGAAGAAGACGCAGGTGTCCCGGAGAGCAAGTGAGGCAATCTTTAGGCGATGCTTCGGTGCAGGTGGAGCAGACGTGATCACAAGGCAAACAAAATtacatacatataaaaatacattaaaccTTGTATACATTGGCTTCTACAGGTTACAGTCATGCCATAAAATCTTGGTTAAATTGCCACTTCCTCATGTCGTCCACGGCACAGTGACAGCTAACTAGAagacagtggatcctctgctctgagcatccaGCCGGAAACAAAACATGAAGGTTGTTGGCTATCTTGAGCTTCAGGACGTAAATGTGAGAGGCATTCaatgaataatttaaaaaaaaaaaaaacaattgttcacaattattttgagattatacagaaaaaaaagctttatggGATCCTACTTCCGATGTCTGAGCATTTTTAAGACTGATTTAAGACATCTGAATGCAGATCAAGATCTTGTTTTTAGATTAACAAAGATCCTGCCgtaatgctttttaaaactttttaaggATCCACAGGAACCctagtatacacacacacatgtgctctTTTGGCACATAATTAAGAACAGGGGGGAAATTGATTTACATAAGAACTGCTATTCAAAAATCAATTTCTGTAATAATGTTAGTTAAAGTTACGTTGACGAAGCTGAAACTGGGCTCCTCTCAGCGCCCACACTTAAATATCAATAGTTTTtcttattaaaaaacattttagaggcTGCAAGGACTGAAATTTTAAGTTCTACTATTTTTTGCATGCAACTTTCCATGCATGCAAGACAGCACATAAGTTGACAGTTTTCAAGGTGTATTTAGGGTATTATCTTCAAAGATGAGTTGATAAAATGAGTCAGAAGCTCAAATTCCATCAGTTATAAAGGTTAAAAATAAACCTGACGAGTACCTGAAGAGCTGATTGTTAGGAAATGTGTAGTTCTGCTTTGTTGTATGGTTGAAtaataaatgtactttttaaaaatcagcTTCTCTGCTGATTTTCTGTTCAATTTACACCCTGAACCACTTCAGTATGCAGCTGAACGATCAGGTGGAAAATGCTCACAGTGAAAGTATTTGGGACGGCACAGGTCTGGCATTCATCGTTGCCCGGCCCCTCACAAGAGTAACAGTGCTGGGAGGGGTGGGGGAATATATTGATACTGcatagtattgtgatatttcgtgtggcaatattgtattgaTACACGGCCGCCAAGTGTCGATCTTTtataatcttactatataatgatgaaaactctgtctgtgtgtgtgtgtgtgtgtctgctccacgtttttctcctcactgacttggtcaatccatgtgaaatttggcacagtggtagagggtaatgggaggatgcaaatgaagcaatattacatcaattggccaaagggggcgctatagcaaccaattgaaattgcaaactttgaatgggcatatctcatgccctgtacgTCGTAGAGACATGANNNNNNNNNNNNNNNNNNNNNNNNNNNNNNNNNNNNNNNNNNNNNNNNNNNNNNNNNNNNNNNNNNNNNNNNNNNNNNNNNNNNNNNNNNNNNNNNNNNNNNNNNNNNNNNNNNNNNNNNNNNNNatttcttatctaggcctaaccgccatattgatttttaataaacttggtagatatgtagaacaggacgcctcaaggtgactggagaaatttaactctaattgacaactgggtggcgctatgacaacagaaaaatgcttaaaaatggctaaaatgtgatcgatcgctgtggctccctctATGGCCgaatgtttgggttttttttctaatttttggtatgactaagtcatggtatggtatgctgtacataatcatggaaactgtcagtgtcattctgtcagtcagtcattctgccTGTCCCaggtttttctactcactgacgtggtcagtctatgtgaaactgcacataggcattgaggattggcataggtagaaggtgagtGCCATTGGCCACCTGTGCAAGTGAACTGGTCGTCGTGTAGGTATGTCCTCGGTGGGCAGTCTGTGTCACCTGTCACACCACACAACAATGTGTTTGGATCCAGCACAAGTCCCCTCTCACACTGATACAAGTAGCTCATACAAGTCTAGTGGCACTCTGCCCATAGTCAAACAAATCAGACTGCGTCAGTTGAATGTGGTATGACTCTCTGACTCTATTTACGAAAGAAGGAGTGATCACTACAATGTTTTACTAGTACATGATAACTGTCGTACGCAAATACTGTCTTCTATTATGGCTAAGCCAGAATAGCCCTTGGAGATAAGACATGGCAGTGTTGCAGTTATAGACACTGTGGATTTAGTACTTTCTGAGTGTAGGCAACCTTTTATACCATTGTAAACGCTGTTTTTGTCAGAGGTACTGAGTTTTCCGGCTGGGTTATATTTAACTTTCACAAGCCAAGGCACAATCTTCCCGTTATGCTGGATTTCCATTCTACAAAACCAGCTGGCAAAATCTCAGTTTGCTCTCCTCTAATATTTATCACttcatttatgttttatgttattttttactACTTTATCTTTTAACCATCTTCCAACAACTGACATTATCAAGGGTCAGAACTGCGACCACAATCCTCAGTCCAGATGGTTATAATTCCTACAACCATTCCAACCACACTTGTGTCTTGAGCCACATAAACCACTTTCTATATCTCAAACAGGTGACACATTGactattttaaataaagtttccaAAGGTGAGATGCCCCTGTACATATACAATAAGACCTAGCTAACCCTGCCCATACAACACTGCTTTAAAATCTAATCAAGTCACATCTACTGTACGCACTGAGAGACTCACCTTGACACTCCATAGCTTCAGTGTCATAGTAAGTACCAGTGGGGCAGTCTTTGGAGCATGCACCCTTATAGAGTTTGGGGCTAAATGTCGAGCAGGTCTCACAGTCATCTGCCAGGGGCCCTGAACAGCTGCCACAGGTCGGGTGGCACTGACCGCAGCGGCCCTCCTCCATGTCCTCATAATAGCCCATGGGACAACTAGCCTTACACACACCGTTCAGCATCAGGTAGAGGAAGCTGCATTCTGAAATGATATTTAGGAGGAGAGGTAAAGTTGTAACAAGAGATTTCAGGAtgtgatgcagttcattttCAAATGTCACCCACTTGGAATATTTCTCTTTTTAGCTTCCCACACAGACAATAACTCACTGAAACAGGTCCTGTCGTCTGAGCAAACGTCGCAGTGGGGAGAACAGCATTGAGTCAACAGTTGAGTCGACACATACCACTCTCCAAGTAGTGGCCATCAGGGCAGGACAGACACTGGGACTTACACCATCACACGACAAACAGGAGCTATCGCAGGCTTCACATGACCCCTCTGATGTCTCAAAGAAACCTCTGAAATTAGTTAGAACATTTGTTAAGACATGAATAGGGAAATGCAGTGAACAAGAACTCACAGTTTCTCATCTCATTTCAAAAGTGTTTCATTCTACTGCTTAACTTATCCAACTGCTTACTCTGGGCAGTTTGACCAGCACCTCCCCTGGTGGAGAAAAAGTTTATAGCTGCCTCTGGAGCAGCTGATGCAGAGGACTGTGAAACAATCATTTGATTTTCTTTGAGAAAGGTCCGCTATGGAAGCATTAGAGACAGAGATAAAAACTACTCCTGACAGCTGCAggtaacagacagacagacagacagacagacagggagagactgTCCTGTGCCTTTTGATTGGAGGCGAAACCCTGTGTGGGACCAAACATGCAGTGAACAATGAGAAGTCAGAGGCAGTGTTggtttgtaaacacaatattCTATGGCTCCTTTCTTCCACTGAAACTGCAAGAAAAATACTGTTCATAAAGGAAACAACTACACAATTCCAGTCTAAGTCTCCACGGTCCAAATATGttgcagttattttgtgttaaaaaaaattaagtccAGATGTCTGATTTAAACactttctgatttctttctccagTGCCCTCATCTTTGTTCTggtgaacttcctgccaaatgtgCAGACTGAGAcgtctgctgacctcaccaggataaaaaaaaaatacatcagcaccatctagtggaccaaaaaagcaattgattttattattctagtgccaaaagttgtattaaaatttgtatttgcaaaaatcaaTAATGTATATAGTAAAAATGATTGATAGTTGGCGTCAGTGTATCAAAACAATATCGCGAtgctatgctgtatcgattgtCTGCGCCCAACTCTAGTCTCCCAGAAGATGGGATGGACTTCTTTTCCACAGTCTTTTCCAAATCCTATAAATAGCAGCTGTTTCAGAAGGCAGAACAAAAATCTGCAGGCTGTTCCATTCCTAATGTCCTGACACCAGTCTGACCCATCTCCACCTACTGCCTGGTACTACCTGACTCATGTCCCTgcacatctactgtatgtaaacagcCTTTGCAAACACCTTCAGGGAGTTCACATGTTCCTGCGCGTCGACGACGAGGCAATGTTTAGGCGTAGACTACCGGCAGAGCCCCGCGGAGAGTTTGGACGTGTGTTTCGCAGCTTGTCACATGTATGAAGACAAATTACTCAGCACAGAGAAACAGCGACAAGGAGCACCGCGAATGTAGTCTTCAGATATTCTTGATATCGGAATGCACCCTCATGTTGCGGGCCACCGTCGGAGCATACCTGGTGAGTGCAACACAAGCCGAGGTCACACAGTTATGAGAGCCTGCTACTGTGGGTCACACTCACACTTGTGTTGTCTTTGCATTTTGGGGTTTATATGCTGCTCTTCATGCTTTGGACTGAATAACATGTAACAGAGCAGTGACAGGATGTGGAGACCTCCCTGTCCTGCACAGTAAAGTCCAGCCTGCAGGACAGATTTCATGCTGCTCAACTGTCCCCTGTTTGTTATAGCTGAGGAAAATATAACGGGTGACCTGCCTATCCTTTCCAGAACATACATATCCCCACCCTTATTTGCAGTGTATAACTGTGCCTTTGTGCAGCTTAGTCAAGTGTATTTATCATCTAGAAGCATTCCATCACTGTCACTATCCATATCCACTAAGTTTGTATTTGCTGACGCATTAACCCAAGAACAGAAATTGCCTCTGATTCCTGATCTACATTTCCCCCATAATCCTTTTAGGATTGTACAAGTCACAAGCAGCTGTTGTCAGACAACTAATTATGTGTTTGGTTCTGTTTGTCAAGGATAATCTCTGCTGGCACTGCTCTTGATCTTAATACATTTGTAGTACAAGAGAGCCTTTTAGCAATGAAATATTATTAAACGTAAAATGTGGCCATaacctctttgtgttttcattcccAGCCTGGAGCGCCAAGAGTCAGTCGCCACGACAGAAGCTCACCTAAGAATGGAAGGAGTCGAACTGAAGGAGGAGTGGCAGGATGAGGACTTTCCACGGTATGATCACTTTTGTGTTTGGAAAGTTGCATAAAACATTATCCCACTGAAGGCCTATCGTTCTCACAAACAGTTATGCCACTGATGATTTGACATCTACCCTAGGCTATGCAATGGACCATGGCAAGAAGGCAAAGAAGAAGCTTGCAGCTCCAGACATCAGTCTTACACTGGACCGCAGCGAAGGTTCTCTTCTGTCTGATGAGCTGGATGAAAGCAGAGAGCTGGACCTGGATGACATAGACACACCTTCAGACAACAGCAATGAGTTTGAATGGGAAGGTAAGAACTTCATATCatgtgatgaaaatgaaaacagtgttaGCACGTAGTATTTTTTAGCCCTGTTTGTTCGACATACTTATTTCTCATGCAGGGAACAATAGCAGGGTGTCCCCCAGTATCATGTAATTGTAAATTATCTCAAATAAAAGGGAGACATGGAGGTTAAAATGTGATTGTTGGTGTTGATTCCGAGAGGAAGCATGCCGTCCACATACAAAagataaaagcaaaaaatgaaatgtagtGTGGAGACCAGGAGCACAGAGTGGACATGAAGGCCATCGAACCTTACAAGAGGGTTATCAGCCATGGAGGTCAGCATCATGcaactgacccttcgctaagtcccgcccctggacGCAGTTTGGCCAATCATAGCGTAGCAtcggccggctcagaccagggtctgacaacagCACAGTTGtactccattgactctaatgcaattgtttaagatttccttcattttcaggcaggttttgtggatttggagctaaatgttgtgtctggggcacgtcgtgtattaatgatactcattacctggagaggttggaaaaagatatacgattcttccctgttccaaaaccaaaatcaaaccctgaaaagtgtagggttagctagctagctactgaagatatagcctactgaatgtatacacatgctgcttttgctttttaatgattataaaagtgaaacaaagactgaccctgctgtacaggaaccagtgaagggaagcagggaaacctTGTTGATATtcaatcagctgtgtgtcatcacagtgtgtgcagatgaatgatGTTTGCCTTCCCCCCGGAACTCCCCAACAGTCCGGTGACAGAGGTTGGACTGCTGCCAGTGGCATTGGGGGAAAGCCagacaccgttcatctgcacacactgtgatgccacacagctggttcaatatcagcaaagtctcCCTTTATGTTCCTTGTCTTCTGTGgggatcagcagtgatgtggtggttcacttttacactgtgatctgtagcctatagttcggctttagcttctaactatctttgtcttcttaacctgttgttgctgctgagtcagtttgacatcctggatatatccttcaaacacagactgtagacccctctgtctgcttctctctggattcgctgtttcatttttccaaaaatgtgatgatatttcttcagggagtgcagttagtgagGGTGTGGGCATCATGCTAGCTCcaacagcttgtcggaccattgCAAAGATAACTCTGACATGCTTGTAAATAATGATGAAAGGACCATTAACCAAAGATCACATGTCCTAATTGCTTATCATTTGATTACTAATTTTCTGTTTTGCTGACCCATGTGTGAAGATATTATTCATGATCGCCATAAAGTTACATAACACCCCAATCCATTTGTAATTTCAGTGTATAAATAAACTGttatgaataaaatgtgttgAACAATAAAACAGTTGGGCCCACAAATATGGTACCACTACAGTCTGTGTATTCTCGTAATGTTCAGTGCATACACAGCATCAGCTCTGACTGATCCTTTCCTCTGTAGGTGGTGCTACAGCAACACTCTGCTCTTCCTGTGTGGCCAGTGTAGACAAGATGTCGGTGCTTATGAGTCTGACTCACTTGAAACTTACACTGTGTGTATTCTGATGGAGAAGAGATCCAAAAGCAAACTATaaatatctatttattttatgtattataCATTTAAAGCACAGTGTAGCTTTGTGCACTGCCTGAGTtcttttaacatttcaacaggTGCCAatattactaaaaaaaaaactgcatctaGATGACGAAATGATCCGTTGGCTTTCAGAAATGCACCAATACACCTCATGTTTTTAGTCGGATGATTCGCTGTTACCTACTAGGCAAAATCAGCAACTTTCCTTTTCCAAAATGTCCCACATTTCCCTCTCAGTAGATTTCAGATGTTCTCTTCAAAGCAGGCTGAGGAGCTGGTTGATTGGTTTCCAAAAATAGGTGGCTTGGTGATTATTTAACCAACTGAATCCCATTTCTGAGACAATTCTGTGAAGTTCATTTCAAAGTCAACTCTTGTTAAATATGTTCTCTATTTATCATCTCACAATAATATCAGctatctgaatgtggttttaaaCGTACCTGTGTAGCCCATTTTATAGCCCAGGTACTGTCTTCACTGTGATGCTGAATTATTAATTCATATCAAGAACAAGTTAGAACAGTTTTTGCAACTGAATGGGGTGGAACAACAGGGAAGTAGGTTGTTCTAGTCACTGTGGTTTTGTGGTTGCACTATAACCATGTCCTCACAGGGTTCAGTAACTCGCCCTCACTGAACACTCGGCTTGTCCACTCTCACAGCTCTTTGCATGACTCACTGCAAACCCACTTCCATGTTTAGCAGTAGCTGAAGACTTAGTTCTTTGCATCaagatattatatatttatgttcAAAAGGTGACAAAGgagaaaaatgtatatatttttatggttgctctgattttaaactgtattttaggTTCCTGACCAGTCGAGTGGCATTTCATAGAACaagtttttgacagtttttttttatccactgTTCACTGCTGACGTTTTCTATCAAAATCTTGCCTAGGGGGAATATTGTTTAATGTTCTACCTCTCTCTTGAATGTGTCCTCTGACTTTGGAACACACTGCCTGTAGATATCAGAGGAGCCAgctctaaatattttttaaaagaaagctaaaaatgtaGCTATTCACTTAAGCCTTTAACTATGTCTGactttcctgatacaggtctgaaactatTTCTTTTTACGCctcacgctgctgcaactcttttaaaaatCTTTCTTGAGTTTATGATTTCTAGTTTTACAATTTTATGGTTTTATGAAtgctttaaactgttttaaatgtcctttcaTATTGAACtgccttgtctgttttatgtccattatgtGTATTTTCACGTGTGCTTATACTGCCCTTATTGTGAGGAACTttctgctgcatttcttgtacgAAAGGTTGAGTTTATTATTGTGGAGGGCAAACATTTGTGAGCGCAACAATCTGAACAAAGATGTAAGTCTTAATGGAACATTTTCTCCAAGTAAAGTCATGGATCCACATCattgttttgtacttttttatatataatttaacACCAGTTTTCCAGTGGTAACAAGAGaaatatacataaaaatatGGCAGTACTGAAAGTGTAAAGTGACCAAACACCAATTACATTTTGacaatatttaaataataatcacCAAACTCCACTAGATGGCGTCATAAATACAGATTTCATTGAAATCATATACATAACAGACAGGAATATTATAAGAAGTTAAGAGATCCATAGCAATACTTTGACTATAATATaagaatgttaaaaataaaataaaataaaatacatacaatCATAATAATATACTAACAACAgccacaaaatattttttttaaaaaaaaggtcattagatgttttttggaaaataaaaagggaaaaaatataataatatatataaaacccataacaatataatatatGATTGCTAGAATATATTTACCCATTATTATCTATAAAATGTTGACATATCTAATACATTATAGACCAGTTCAAACTTGACAATGTAAACAttataaatcaaatatattttctgtttgacTGTTGTGCAATAGCTGACAAggaaactttaaaaaacaaaaacaataaactaaTAATTGTTAAACTTGTAGTTTCCTTGATACCTGATAGGAAGTAAACGGTGACTAAAGCTGTGACCTCAGCAACAGCATGTCAATGAGACGATCTATATTTCACATTTCAAATGATTATCAGCTTTAAATAGTGGAGTATTCATCCCTTAACAGTGGGTCATGGCCTAAAGCTTTGAAACGCAGAACTGACTCCATACATCTAATAGCAATATCATCAACCTCAGGGTCCATCTTATTTGCAAAGAGGTGGTGTTGTCCCAGGAGCCACGGGAGGTCCCCAGCTCCGTACACACAAACTGATCTTCTATATGTGCCAGTGCAAGGATAATACGGGGCTCCTTTTTTCACATCTCCTGCTAAATAGCCCCACTTCACCACACGAGCGAGGGCTTGCATGTCCGACACGTCGTACTTGTCGTTGGCAGGCATTGATCCAGGAACAGAGGGCATCCTCTGTAGGGTGGCCCACAAGTGCTCATCAGGGCTGAATGTGTCTTTCTCCCACTCCAAGAGTTGCTGAacctctctgtcctgcatcaCATGTTTCACAAAGGCTCTCGTGACCACAAAGtaagcatttcctgtgaacattGGGCTGCTAATGGGTGGAGGACTTTTCTTTATATCCGTCCTTACTACAGAGTCCGTTACATTGTAGTGATACAGCCAGCGGGTTTTCTTGTGGTCATTTGTGGCCTCCGTCTCCATGCTGTTTTTCCCATTGAGGACCTTCAGTGCCTGAACCATCTCTTCATTGGTTTTGATGGGGAAGTCTGTCCCACAGGTGTTCAGCAGGTACCTCCACTGGACGTTTGAGTCCAGCAGATCTTTCATGCAGTTCAAATCTGCCTGCACTCGGGACCATGAGGCATAGACGACTCTTTCTAATTTACTGGCAATAAACACATTAGGAAAGCAGGAAACGATTGCCTCCACAGCCTTCTGAAATTCTTTAGAGGATTTCTGGTCCACATGCACACAGTAGACGTTCTGAGGAGTGTAAACAGTTCGTAGAAGTCGCTCAAACATCTCAATCTTGTCATGGATCACCATGGAGTAGGCGATGGGAAAATCCTTCTCCTCTTCACTGAGAGGCTCTGTGATGAAACCTCT encodes the following:
- the LOC126408113 gene encoding beta-1,3-galactosyl-O-glycosyl-glycoprotein beta-1,6-N-acetylglucosaminyltransferase 3-like, encoding MQLLRILSLTVMGMFLTFVLWETGSNRHSLPDMRIPQQFSVDLPGCLAIISGNVEGKKGELEVLLGSRKRQKPLSEDFYLNVTKDCPSYIDKRGFITEPLSEEEKDFPIAYSMVIHDKIEMFERLLRTVYTPQNVYCVHVDQKSSKEFQKAVEAIVSCFPNVFIASKLERVVYASWSRVQADLNCMKDLLDSNVQWRYLLNTCGTDFPIKTNEEMVQALKVLNGKNSMETEATNDHKKTRWLYHYNVTDSVVRTDIKKSPPPISSPMFTGNAYFVVTRAFVKHVMQDREVQQLLEWEKDTFSPDEHLWATLQRMPSVPGSMPANDKYDVSDMQALARVVKWGYLAGDVKKGAPYYPCTGTYRRSVCVYGAGDLPWLLGQHHLFANKMDPEVDDIAIRCMESVLRFKALGHDPLLRDEYSTI